One part of the Streptomyces sp. NBC_00286 genome encodes these proteins:
- a CDS encoding metallophosphoesterase family protein, with the protein MAGTQGGTPRTRIHVVSDVHGNARDLARAGTGADALICLGDLVLFLDYADHSRGIFPDLFGTENADRIVELRTARRYEEAREFGNRLWAGVDRGSAIEKAIRKQYAELFAAFPTPTYATYGNVDMPTLWSEYAGPGTTVLDGQRVEIGGWTFGFVGGGLRSPMRTPYEISDEEYAAKIEALGEVDVLCTHIPPEVPELVYDTVARRFERGSRALLDAIRKTRPRYSLFGHVHQPLVRRMRLGATECVNVGHFAGSGKPWVLEW; encoded by the coding sequence ATGGCAGGCACTCAAGGCGGCACCCCCAGGACGCGGATCCACGTCGTCAGTGACGTCCATGGAAACGCCCGTGACCTGGCCAGAGCCGGAACCGGCGCGGACGCCCTGATCTGTCTCGGCGACCTCGTTCTCTTCCTCGACTACGCCGACCACTCGCGCGGTATCTTCCCCGACCTGTTCGGCACCGAGAACGCGGACCGCATCGTCGAGTTGCGCACCGCCCGCCGCTACGAGGAGGCGCGCGAGTTCGGCAACCGGCTCTGGGCGGGTGTCGACCGCGGCTCGGCCATCGAGAAGGCCATACGCAAGCAGTACGCCGAGCTGTTCGCCGCCTTTCCCACGCCGACGTACGCCACGTACGGCAATGTCGACATGCCGACCTTGTGGTCCGAATACGCCGGCCCCGGCACCACCGTGCTCGACGGGCAGCGCGTCGAGATCGGCGGCTGGACCTTCGGCTTCGTCGGCGGGGGCCTGCGCTCGCCGATGCGCACGCCGTACGAGATCAGCGACGAGGAGTACGCGGCCAAGATCGAGGCCCTCGGCGAGGTGGACGTCCTGTGCACGCACATCCCGCCGGAGGTCCCCGAGCTCGTCTACGACACGGTGGCGCGGCGCTTCGAACGGGGCAGCCGGGCGCTGCTGGACGCGATCCGGAAGACCCGCCCGCGGTACTCCCTCTTCGGGCACGTCCACCAGCCGCTGGTGCGGCGGATGCGCCTTGGGGCGACCGAGTGCGTCAACGTCGGGCACTTCGCGGGATCGGGAAAGCCGTGGGTTCTGGAGTGGTGA
- a CDS encoding SRPBCC family protein, giving the protein MAEHTSSSITIEAAPADVMGVIADFARYPDWTGEVKEAEVLASDDQGRAEQVRLVMDAGAIKDDQVLAYTWTGPHEVSWTLVKSQMLRSLDGSYILKPAGAGSTEVTYKLTVDVKIPMLGMIKRKAEKVIIDRALAGLKKRVETGGE; this is encoded by the coding sequence ATGGCGGAACACACCAGCTCGAGTATCACGATCGAGGCGGCACCGGCCGACGTCATGGGGGTGATCGCCGACTTCGCGCGCTACCCGGACTGGACCGGCGAGGTGAAGGAGGCCGAGGTCCTGGCCAGCGACGACCAGGGCCGCGCCGAGCAGGTACGCCTGGTCATGGACGCCGGCGCCATCAAGGACGACCAGGTCCTGGCCTATACCTGGACCGGCCCCCACGAGGTCTCCTGGACCCTGGTCAAGTCCCAGATGCTCCGCTCCCTGGACGGGTCGTACATCCTGAAGCCGGCGGGCGCGGGCTCCACCGAGGTCACCTACAAACTGACGGTGGACGTCAAGATCCCCATGCTCGGCATGATCAAGCGCAAGGCGGAGAAGGTCATCATCGACAGGGCGTTGGCGGGCCTGAAGAAGAGGGTGGAGACGGGCGGCGAGTAG
- a CDS encoding ArsA family ATPase, with amino-acid sequence MRTVLVTGPGGSGRTTIAAATALKAARQGTKTLLLSADRTDTPGAALGRPTAPTPAVADPNLTTWRPDAGEDFREDLLAFQERAASALDLLGATRLDAEELTPLPGAEELALLRALRDAATADTYDLLIVDLPPTPHALALLALPEQLRRYLSRLLPAERQAARALRPVLGRLAGVPMPADRLYDTAARWDLELAAVEAVLADRSTTVRLVAEPGPAGTDAVRTATTGLALRGLRPDALIANRVLPESSPDTWLAGLAAQQRKALDEWRGTYEVCEVPHLGRDPRGPDDLTALPVPGAGPAPRPVEWTMTDRLSADGVIVWHIPLPGAVRDDLELIRRGDELVVTVGPFHRIVPLPSALCRCTVHGAALRDGELRIRFAPDPELWPRGT; translated from the coding sequence ATGCGCACAGTCCTAGTCACCGGCCCCGGCGGCTCCGGCCGCACGACCATCGCCGCGGCCACGGCACTAAAAGCCGCCCGCCAGGGCACAAAAACCCTGCTCCTGAGCGCAGACCGCACAGACACCCCCGGCGCCGCCCTGGGCCGGCCCACCGCCCCAACCCCCGCGGTGGCGGACCCGAACCTGACAACCTGGCGCCCAGACGCCGGCGAGGACTTCCGCGAAGACCTCCTGGCCTTCCAGGAGAGGGCCGCCTCCGCCCTGGACCTGCTCGGCGCCACCCGCCTGGACGCGGAGGAACTCACCCCCCTCCCCGGCGCCGAAGAACTCGCCCTCCTCCGCGCCCTCCGCGACGCGGCAACGGCAGACACGTACGACCTCCTGATCGTCGACCTGCCCCCCACCCCCCACGCGCTGGCCCTCCTCGCCCTCCCCGAGCAACTGCGCCGCTACCTCAGCCGCCTGCTCCCCGCCGAGCGCCAAGCGGCCCGCGCCCTGCGGCCCGTACTCGGCCGCCTTGCCGGCGTCCCGATGCCCGCGGACCGGCTGTACGACACGGCCGCCCGCTGGGACCTCGAACTCGCCGCGGTGGAGGCGGTGTTGGCGGACCGGTCGACGACCGTACGGCTGGTCGCCGAGCCCGGCCCGGCCGGCACCGACGCCGTACGCACCGCCACCACCGGCCTCGCCCTGCGCGGACTGCGCCCCGACGCCCTGATCGCGAACCGCGTCCTGCCCGAATCGTCCCCCGACACCTGGCTCGCGGGCCTCGCGGCCCAGCAGCGCAAGGCCTTGGACGAGTGGCGGGGCACGTACGAGGTGTGTGAGGTGCCGCACCTCGGCCGCGATCCGCGCGGACCCGACGACCTCACCGCGCTGCCCGTGCCCGGCGCGGGCCCGGCCCCGCGCCCGGTCGAGTGGACGATGACCGACCGGCTCTCCGCGGACGGCGTGATCGTCTGGCACATCCCGCTGCCCGGTGCGGTACGGGACGACCTCGAGCTCATCCGGCGCGGCGACGAACTCGTCGTCACCGTCGGCCCGTTCCACCGCATCGTCCCGCTCCCCTCGGCCCTCTGCCGCTGCACCGTGCACGGCGCCGCCCTGCGCGACGGCGAGCTGCGCATCCGTTTCGCACCGGACCCGGAGCTGTGGCCGCGGGGAACGTGA
- a CDS encoding DUF5304 domain-containing protein gives MSDERPTSDAAEDALEKAHGSEVRATDADAWATACAEDLAAEKARRRAQYGPPPGSAGEELRKFFDTVTDRLSGLQSPLLGAVAGGAAQQMVNQVVQQAKAAVEPVIERNPDLFDHLAAAGNELLAAYRSAVESQERRWTQDQPPHRPDEDSGPGEHIDLD, from the coding sequence ATGAGCGATGAGCGCCCCACGTCCGACGCCGCGGAGGACGCCCTCGAGAAGGCGCACGGCAGCGAGGTGCGAGCGACCGACGCCGACGCCTGGGCGACGGCGTGCGCGGAGGACCTGGCCGCGGAGAAGGCCCGCCGCCGCGCCCAGTACGGCCCGCCTCCCGGCTCGGCCGGCGAGGAACTGCGCAAGTTCTTCGACACCGTCACCGACCGGCTGTCCGGACTGCAGTCGCCGCTGCTCGGCGCCGTGGCCGGCGGTGCCGCCCAGCAGATGGTGAACCAGGTCGTGCAGCAGGCCAAGGCCGCCGTCGAGCCCGTGATCGAGCGCAACCCCGACCTCTTCGACCACCTGGCCGCGGCCGGCAACGAACTCCTCGCCGCCTACCGCTCCGCCGTCGAGTCCCAGGAGCGACGCTGGACCCAGGACCAGCCCCCGCACCGCCCTGACGAGGACTCCGGTCCCGGGGAGCACATCGACCTGGACTGA
- a CDS encoding ROK family glucokinase: MGLTIGVDIGGTKIAAGVVDEEGNILSTHKVPTPGTPEAIVDAIASAVEGARAGHEIVGVGIGAAGYVNRQRSTVYFAPNIDWRQEPLKDEVERRVGLPVVVENDANAAAWGEYKFGGGKGHRNVICITLGTGLGGGIIIGNKLRRGHFGVAAEFGHIRVVPDGLLCGCGSQGCWEQYASGRALVRYAKQRANATPENAEILLSLGDGTPEGIEGKHISMAARQGDPVAVDSYRELARWAGAGLADLASLFDPSAFIVGGGLSDEGELVLDPIRKSYKRWLVGGNWRPVADVIAAQLGNKAGLVGAADLAREPDPIM; encoded by the coding sequence ATGGGACTCACCATCGGCGTCGACATCGGCGGCACGAAGATCGCGGCCGGCGTGGTCGACGAGGAAGGCAACATCCTCTCGACCCACAAGGTGCCGACTCCGGGCACGCCCGAGGCCATCGTGGACGCCATCGCCTCCGCCGTCGAGGGCGCCCGTGCCGGACACGAGATCGTCGGCGTGGGCATCGGCGCCGCAGGGTACGTCAACCGGCAGCGTTCCACGGTCTATTTCGCGCCGAACATCGACTGGCGCCAGGAGCCGCTGAAGGACGAGGTCGAGCGCCGGGTGGGCCTGCCGGTCGTCGTGGAGAACGACGCCAACGCGGCCGCCTGGGGCGAGTACAAGTTCGGCGGGGGCAAGGGCCACCGCAACGTCATCTGCATCACGCTCGGCACCGGCCTGGGCGGCGGCATCATCATCGGCAACAAGCTCCGTCGCGGCCACTTCGGCGTCGCCGCCGAGTTCGGCCATATCCGGGTTGTGCCGGACGGCCTCCTCTGCGGCTGCGGCAGCCAGGGCTGCTGGGAGCAGTACGCCTCCGGCCGCGCCCTCGTCCGCTACGCGAAGCAGCGCGCCAACGCCACGCCGGAAAACGCCGAGATCCTCCTCTCCCTGGGCGACGGAACCCCCGAGGGCATCGAGGGGAAGCACATCTCGATGGCGGCACGACAAGGCGACCCGGTAGCCGTGGACTCCTACCGCGAACTCGCCCGCTGGGCAGGCGCAGGCCTGGCAGACCTGGCCTCCCTCTTCGACCCCTCCGCCTTCATCGTCGGCGGCGGCCTCTCAGACGAGGGCGAACTGGTCCTGGACCCCATCCGCAAGTCGTACAAGAGGTGGCTCGTCGGCGGAAACTGGCGCCCAGTAGCCGACGTAATCGCCGCACAGCTAGGCAACAAGGCGGGCTTGGTAGGCGCAGCAGACCTGGCGAGGGAGCCGGACCCGATCATGTAA
- a CDS encoding endonuclease/exonuclease/phosphatase family protein, producing MPTPPLPTSHTEPDGSAVIRVLSYNIRSMRDDTEALARVIRACAPDLVLVQEAPRFFRWRKKLARLAAASGQVILSGGATASGPALLSSLRATVERSEDVLLPLTPGLHRRGFATAVVRFGAARLGVLSCHLSLQKDERHEQGGMLLDRLAALEAPYAIAGGDVNERPGGRTFKRLATELQDCWAVAPWGGEYTSTPTAPHQRIDALFATDGIEVLGCGVPLGQPGVTETDLRAATDHLPVLAALRVPAHK from the coding sequence ATGCCAACGCCGCCGCTCCCAACCTCCCACACCGAACCCGACGGTTCAGCCGTCATCCGAGTCCTCAGCTACAACATCCGCTCCATGCGCGACGACACCGAGGCGCTGGCCCGAGTCATCCGCGCCTGCGCCCCGGACCTCGTACTGGTCCAAGAAGCCCCCCGCTTCTTCCGCTGGCGGAAAAAACTGGCCCGCCTGGCCGCAGCGTCGGGCCAGGTGATCCTCTCCGGCGGGGCCACCGCATCAGGCCCCGCCCTCCTCTCCTCCCTCCGGGCAACAGTCGAGCGCAGCGAGGACGTACTCCTGCCCCTCACTCCCGGCCTCCACCGCCGCGGCTTCGCCACCGCGGTCGTACGGTTCGGAGCCGCCCGCCTCGGCGTACTGAGCTGCCACCTCTCGCTGCAGAAGGACGAACGCCACGAGCAGGGCGGCATGCTCCTCGACCGCCTGGCCGCACTCGAAGCGCCGTACGCGATCGCAGGCGGCGACGTGAACGAACGCCCCGGCGGCCGTACGTTCAAACGCCTCGCCACCGAACTCCAGGACTGCTGGGCGGTCGCCCCCTGGGGCGGCGAGTACACCTCCACGCCCACCGCCCCGCATCAGCGGATCGACGCCCTCTTCGCCACCGACGGCATCGAAGTCCTGGGCTGCGGCGTCCCCTTGGGGCAACCGGGCGTCACGGAAACAGACTTGAGGGCGGCCACGGACCATCTGCCCGTACTGGCCGCCCTCAGAGTGCCCGCCCACAAGTAA
- a CDS encoding alpha/beta hydrolase, producing the protein MPVLPGAEPYRHDGGEVGVLLCHGFTGSPQSLRPWAEYLAERGLTVSLPLLPGHGTRWEDMQLTGWQDWYAEVDRELRALRERCSRVFVCGLSMGGALALRLAAKHGDAVSGIVVVNPANKVHGLSAYALPLARHVVRTTKGIASDIAKEGSVEIGYDKVPLHAAHSLRNFFRLVDGELPQVTQPLLLLHSVQDHVVPPADSARVLSRVSSTDVQEIVLEQSYHVATLDHDADRIFEESFAFVERLAPEAGKQPDAVRMDQSGQAGQVGQQEGTATGG; encoded by the coding sequence GTGCCGGTCCTTCCTGGAGCCGAACCGTACCGCCACGACGGCGGAGAGGTCGGCGTCCTTCTCTGTCACGGCTTCACGGGTTCCCCGCAGTCGCTGCGCCCCTGGGCGGAGTATCTCGCCGAGCGCGGTCTGACCGTCTCGCTGCCCCTGCTGCCCGGACACGGCACACGCTGGGAGGACATGCAGCTCACCGGCTGGCAGGACTGGTACGCGGAGGTGGACCGCGAGCTGCGCGCCCTGCGTGAGCGCTGCTCCCGGGTCTTCGTCTGCGGACTCTCCATGGGCGGCGCGCTGGCCCTGCGGCTGGCCGCGAAGCACGGGGACGCGGTGAGCGGGATCGTCGTCGTCAACCCGGCGAACAAGGTGCACGGGCTGTCCGCGTACGCCCTTCCGCTGGCCCGCCATGTCGTCCGTACGACGAAGGGGATCGCCAGCGACATCGCCAAGGAGGGCAGCGTCGAGATCGGCTACGACAAGGTTCCGCTGCACGCGGCGCACTCGTTGCGGAACTTCTTCCGGCTGGTCGACGGCGAGCTTCCGCAGGTCACGCAGCCGCTGCTGCTTCTGCACAGCGTCCAGGACCACGTGGTGCCGCCGGCCGACTCGGCGCGGGTGCTGAGCCGGGTGTCCTCCACGGACGTACAGGAGATCGTGCTGGAACAGAGCTACCACGTCGCGACGTTGGACCACGACGCGGACCGTATTTTCGAGGAGAGCTTCGCCTTCGTCGAGCGGCTGGCGCCGGAAGCCGGCAAGCAGCCCGACGCGGTTCGGATGGACCAGTCAGGTCAGGCAGGTCAGGTGGGTCAGCAGGAAGGGACGGCCACTGGTGGCTGA
- a CDS encoding lysophospholipid acyltransferase family protein, whose protein sequence is MKVAVGGPLKLAFRPWVEGLEHVPAEGPAILASNHLSFSDSFFLPAVLDRKVTFIAKAEYFTTPGIKGRMTAAFFKGVGQLPVDRSGARGAGQAAIKSGLDVLERGELFGIYPEGTRSPDGRLYRGKPGGLARVALASGAPVIPVAMIDTEKIQPPGKVVPKLMRPGIRIGKPLDFSRYQGMEHDRFVLRALTDEVMYEIMRLSGQEYVDIYATAAKRQLAEAAKAEKQAQRQAGQARKEQDAEKAAEQEAGGQETDKAAGKERSGS, encoded by the coding sequence ATGAAGGTTGCCGTCGGAGGGCCTCTGAAGCTCGCCTTCAGGCCCTGGGTGGAAGGCCTCGAGCACGTACCCGCGGAGGGCCCCGCGATACTGGCGAGCAACCACCTGTCGTTCTCGGACTCCTTCTTCCTGCCCGCAGTCCTCGACCGCAAGGTCACCTTCATCGCGAAGGCCGAGTACTTCACGACGCCCGGCATCAAGGGTCGTATGACAGCCGCCTTCTTCAAGGGCGTCGGACAGCTTCCGGTGGACCGTTCCGGAGCCCGTGGCGCGGGACAGGCGGCCATCAAGAGCGGCCTCGACGTTCTCGAGCGCGGAGAGCTGTTCGGCATTTATCCCGAGGGCACGCGCTCACCCGACGGCCGCCTCTACCGGGGCAAGCCCGGCGGCCTCGCGCGCGTGGCGCTCGCCAGCGGGGCGCCGGTCATCCCGGTCGCCATGATCGACACCGAGAAGATCCAGCCGCCCGGCAAGGTCGTCCCGAAGCTGATGCGCCCGGGGATCCGCATCGGGAAGCCGCTGGACTTCAGCAGGTACCAGGGCATGGAGCACGACCGGTTCGTACTGCGGGCCCTGACCGACGAGGTCATGTACGAGATCATGAGGCTCTCCGGCCAGGAGTACGTCGACATCTACGCGACCGCCGCCAAACGGCAGCTCGCGGAGGCGGCGAAGGCGGAGAAACAGGCGCAGAGGCAGGCAGGGCAGGCACGTAAGGAACAGGACGCCGAGAAGGCAGCCGAACAGGAAGCGGGCGGACAGGAAACGGACAAGGCGGCCGGGAAGGAACGGTCCGGGTCCTAG
- the macS gene encoding MacS family sensor histidine kinase, whose product MAKRERVMRMSVEQPLWRALSAYRVLTMCYAIGLFVSAYDEFPRPEVAIAFLSVLFVWTLATLPKVANEASCTKRFLAADLTVALTGILLTPVADSHDRIVTGGPTLPSIWTAGSVLAFAIKGGWRWAAFASTLVGIANVVQRGALSQDTLHNVLLVWVASIAIGYVVEVARASERTLARALEIEATTRERERLARDIHDSVLQVLAMVQRRGSALGGDAAELGRMAGEQEVALRTLVSGGLPPSRVSEDATQGALVRAIDEPEESDETEDAPRDLRALLTPYATAKVTFSEPGAPVLLPPSTAKELAAAVGAALDNVHRHAGETVRAWILIEDEPDAVIVTVRDDGPGIPEGRLAQAEGEGRMGVALSIRGRLRDIGGTAELISIPGQGTEVELRAPKSRREDVAP is encoded by the coding sequence ATGGCCAAGCGCGAGCGAGTCATGAGGATGTCGGTCGAGCAGCCGCTGTGGCGCGCGCTCTCGGCCTACCGCGTACTGACGATGTGCTACGCGATCGGGCTCTTCGTCAGCGCCTATGACGAGTTCCCCCGGCCGGAAGTGGCCATCGCCTTCCTCTCGGTGCTCTTCGTGTGGACGCTGGCGACGCTGCCCAAGGTGGCCAACGAGGCGAGCTGCACCAAGCGGTTCCTGGCCGCCGACCTGACCGTGGCGCTCACCGGCATTCTGCTCACCCCGGTCGCGGACTCCCACGACCGGATCGTCACCGGTGGGCCGACGCTGCCGTCGATATGGACCGCCGGCTCGGTCCTGGCGTTCGCGATCAAGGGCGGCTGGCGCTGGGCGGCCTTCGCATCGACGCTTGTAGGCATCGCGAACGTCGTCCAGCGCGGAGCACTCAGCCAGGACACCCTCCACAACGTGCTGCTCGTCTGGGTAGCCTCCATCGCCATCGGATACGTAGTCGAGGTCGCCCGAGCCTCCGAACGCACCCTCGCGCGCGCCCTGGAGATCGAGGCCACGACGCGAGAGCGCGAGCGCCTGGCCCGCGACATCCACGACAGCGTCCTCCAGGTCCTCGCGATGGTGCAGCGCCGCGGCTCGGCGCTGGGCGGCGATGCGGCGGAACTGGGCCGTATGGCAGGCGAGCAGGAGGTAGCCCTGCGCACCCTGGTCTCCGGCGGCCTCCCGCCCTCCCGCGTCTCGGAGGACGCGACACAGGGAGCCCTGGTACGCGCGATCGACGAACCCGAAGAGTCAGACGAGACCGAGGACGCCCCCCGCGACCTCCGCGCCCTGCTGACCCCGTACGCCACCGCGAAGGTCACCTTCTCCGAACCCGGCGCCCCCGTCCTCCTGCCCCCCTCCACGGCAAAGGAACTGGCGGCAGCGGTAGGAGCCGCCCTGGACAACGTCCACCGCCACGCAGGCGAAACAGTCCGAGCCTGGATCCTGATCGAGGACGAACCAGACGCAGTGATCGTCACAGTCCGAGACGACGGCCCCGGCATCCCAGAGGGCCGCCTGGCCCAGGCCGAGGGAGAGGGCCGCATGGGCGTAGCCCTCTCGATCAGAGGCCGCCTAAGAGACAT